TGGTCCTTGTCGATCAGCACGGCAGTGTGCACGGCGCGGGCGCCAGCGTGTTTGCAGAAGTCGATGATCGCGCCCAGGGTGTGACCTTCATCGAGAATATCGTCGATGATCAGCACGTCACGGTCGATGAACGAGACTTCCGGCTTGGCCTTCCAGAACAGGTCGCCGCCGCTGGTTTCGTTGCGATAGCGGGTGGCGTGCAGGTAGGACGCTTCCAGCGGGAAGTTCAGATAGGTCAGCAGCTTGCCGGAGAAAATCAGCCCACCGTTCATCACGCAGAACACTACCGGATTGCTCTCGGCCAGCTGATCGTTGATTTGTGCACCGACGCGGGCGATGGCCGCCTCGACTTCAGTTTCGGTGTACAGGCAGTCAGCCTCTCGCATGATTTGACGGATATGCTCGAGATCAGCGGACATGGCGCTCTCCAAGGGGGACGGACAGAGGAAAAGCGGGCAAAGGTACGCATCCCGCACGGCCAGATCAAGCGTTTGTGGACTAACGTTCTATATGTCTATAGGACAACACCCTCGGATAGATTAATCTGGGCCGGTTTTTTTTGCCCGCCCCCGGAGCCTTTCCCATGCCCATCCTCGAGATCCGCCATCCGCTGATCCGTCATAAACTTGGCCTTATGCGCCGCGCCGACATTAGCACGAAGAATTTCCGTGAGCTCGCTCAGGAAGTCGGTGCCCTGCTGACCTATGAAGCCACCAAAGACCTGCCGCTGGAAAGCTACGACATCGAAGGCTGGTGCGGCACGGTGTCGGTCGAGAAAATCGCCGGCAAGAAAATTACCGTGGTGCCAATCCTGCGCGCCGGTATCGGCATGCTCGAAGGCGTACTGAGCCTGATCCCGGGCGCCAAAGTCAGTGCCGTCGGCGTGGCCCGCAACGAGGAAACCCTCGAGGCCCACACCTACCTTGAAAAACTGGTGCCGGAAATCGACGAACGCCTGGCGATGATCATCGACCCGATGCTCGCCACCGGTGGTTCGATGGTCGCCACCATCGACCTGCTGAAGAAGGCCGGTTGCAAGGACATCCGCGCAATGGTCCTGGTCGCCGCGCCAGAAGGTATCGCCGCCGTGGAGAAGGCTCACCCGGACGTGATCATCTACACCGCTTCCATCGATCAAAAACTGAACGAACACGGTTACATCATCCCAGGCTTGGGCGATGCCGGTGACAAGATCTTCGGCACCAAGCAAAAGGACGCTTGAGCATGCAGCAAGAGTTCAACGATCCGCTCTGGCGCACCGTGTTGTCGGGCGCGCAGATGCTGTTCGTGGCCTTTGGCGCGCTGGTGTTGATGCCGTTGATTACCGGTCTCGACCCGAACGTGGCGCTGTTCACTGCAGGCCTTGGGACGATTCTGTTCCAGATCGTCACCGGGCGTCAGGTGCCGGTGTTCCTCGCCTCGAGCTTCGCCTTCATCACGCCGATCATTCTCGCCAAGGGTCAGTTTGGCCTGGCGGCGACCATGGGCGGCGTGATGGCGGCGGGTTTCGTCTACACCTTCCTCGGCCTTGCCGTGAAGATCAAAGGCACCGGGTTCATCGACCGCATGCTACCGCCAGTGGTCATTGGCCCAGTGATCATCTCCATCGGCCTGGCCATGGCGCCGATCGCTGCCAACATGGCGATGGGCAAGGCCGGCGACGGCACCGAGCTGATTGCTTACCAGACGGCGATGTTGATCTCGATGCCGGCGCTGCTGACCACTCTGATCGTCGCGGTATTCGGCAAAGGCATTTTCCGCCTGGTACCGATCATCTCCGGTGTATTGGTGGGTTTTGCGATGGCGTTCTATTTCGGGGTGGTCGACACCGTGAAGATCGCTGCTGCACCGTGGTTCGCGATTCCACACTTCACCGCGCCGGAATTCAACTGGCAGGCGATTCTGTTCATCGTTCCGGTAGCCCTGGCTCCGGCCATCGAGCACATCGGCGGCGTGATCGCGGTCGGTAGCGTGACCGGTCGCGATTACCTGAAGAAGCCCGGCCTGCACCGCACCCTGCTCGGCGATGGCATTGCCACCGCCGCGGCCGGTCTGTTTGGCGGCCCACCCAACACCACCTACGCCGAAGTGACTGGCGCGGTGATGCTGACCAAAAACTACAACCCGAAAATCATGACCTGGGCGGCGATCTTTGCGATCAGCCTGGCGTTCATCGGCAAGTTCGGCGCCCTGCTGCAAAGCATCCCGGTGCCGGTGATGGGCGGGATTCTCTGCCTGTTGTTCGGTTCGATTGCCGCGGTGGGGATGAACACAATGATTCGCCACAAGATCGACTTGGGCGAAGCCCGTAATCTGGTGATTGTCTCGGTGACGCTGGTGTTCGGGATTGGCGGCGTATTGGTCGGCACGGGAACTGGCCCGGAGGATTTCGGCCTCAAAGGCATCGCGCTGTGCGCGGTGGTGGCGATTGCGCTGAACCTGTTGCTGCCGGGCAATGACAGCTGGAAACACAAGCAGGCGGAAGAGTCGTTGTAACAGGCGACTCAATCCCCTGTGGCGAGGGAGCTTGCTCCCGCTTGAGTGCGCAGCACTCACAAAATCTTCATCGACTGCAAAGATTTTGGGGCCGCTTCGCGACCCAGCGGGAGCAAGCTCCCTCGCCACAACAAGCCCTCCTTCACTTCAAAGTGTGTTCCTACAAAACCAGCGGCGCTCTCTCGCACAATGCGTTCAACGCCTTGGCCCATTGCGGATCATCGTTGAGGCACGGTACCAGCACCAACTCCTCCCCTCCTGCTTCGCGGAATTGCTCCTTGCCGCGATCACCGATCTCTTCCAGTGTTTCAATGCAATCGGCGACGAACGCCGGGCACATCACCAGGACTTTCTTCACACCACTTTTGGCCAATTCATCGAGGCGCGCTTCGGTGTAGGGTTCGATCCACTTGGCCCGCCCCAGACGCGACTGGAACGACACCGACCATTTACCGTCCGGCAGGCCCATGCGCTTGGCAAACTCTGCCGCGGTGCGCAGACACTGACCGCGATAACAGGTCGCGACCACTTCCGGCGGCGCACCGGCGCAGCAATCGCCGCCACCTTCGAAGCTGTGACCCGGATTTAGCTTCTTCAGGTGCCGTTCCGGCAAACCATGAAAGCTCAGCAGCAGGTGATCGTAATCCTGCTGCAGATAAGGTTTGGCGCTGGCCACCAGGGCATCGAGGTATTCCGGCTGATCGTAGAACGGCTGGAGAACCGAGAACTGCACGTCGAGTTTCTTCTCCCGCACCACCCGTTTGGCTTCCTCGACTACCGTGGTCACGGTGCTATCGGCGAACTGCGGATAGAGCGGCGCCAGGGTGATTTTTTTGTGACCCTGAGCCGCCAGACGAACCAATGTCGACTCAATGGATGGCTCGCCGTAGCGCATCGCCAGTTCCACCGGCCCGTGGGTCCACTGCGCGGTCATGGCCCGTTGCAGACGACGGCTGAGCACCACCAGTGGCGAGCCGTCCGCCCACCAGATCGACGCATAAGCGTGAGCCGATTGCTCTGGGCGTTTGATCAGAATCAACGACACCAGCAAACGCCGCACCGGCCACGGCAGGTCGATCACATACGGGTCCATCAGAAATTGATTGAGGTAGCTGCGCACATCCGCCACCGAGGTGGAAGCGGGTGAACCCAGGTTGACCAGAAGCAACGCGTGATCGGTCATGCAACGTCCTATTTCTTAAGGCGGCTGGACAAATCGTCCAACGCCGCGCGCAAATCAGTGAACTGGAAAGTGAAGCCCGCTTCCAGCAAGCGAGCCGGCATGGCCTTCTGGCCACCCAGCAACAACAAAGACAACTCGCCCAGGCACACCTTCAACACGAGGGTCGGCATCGGCATGAACGCCGGACGATGCAACACGCTACCCAACGTTTGGGCGAATTCACGATTGCGCACCGGTTTGGGCGCGCAGGCATTATATGGACCGCTGGCCTCATTGCGGTGCAGAAGAAAATCAATCAGGGCGATTTGATCCTTGATATGAATCCACGACATCCACTGCCGACCATTGCCGATCGGCCCGCCCAGCCCCAGTTTGAACGGCAACAACAGCCGCGACAAAAAGCCGCCCTCGGCGGACAGCACCAACCCGGTACGAATGAGGATCACGCGAATGCCCAAGGCTTCGGCGCGCTGCGCGGTTTCCTCCCAGGCGACGCACAACTGGCTGGCGAAATCATCAATGACCGGTGGCGATTCTTCAGTCAATTCCCGCTCACCACCGTCGCCGTACCAACCAATCGCGGAGCCGGAAATCAAAACCTGCGGTTTCTGCTCGCGGCTTTCGAGCCAGGCCAGCAGGGTTTCGGTCAGGGTGATCCGGCTGCTCCACAACAAGGCTTTGCGTTTATGAGTCCAGAGCCGATCGGCAATCGGGGCCCCCGCGAGATTGATAATGGCATCCACCGGCTCTTGACCCAGGTCCTCCAGTCGTGCGATTCCACGTACTTGAGTGCCACAGGCTTGGGCAACTTTTGCAGGTGTGCGACTCCAGACTGTCAGGCGATGTCCCTGACTCAACCAGTGTTGGCAGAGTTGACGTCCTATCAAACCAGTACCGCCGGTCAGCAATATGTGCATGACATCTTCCTCGCGTGGCGTTTTACCCTGATCACTAGTCTATTTTTATAAGCAGGGATCTTTGGTATCGGGCAGGCTCTGTGCTTAACAATAGGCCAAGCTGTCAGAACAAGAACGCTAAAAGTTATACCAAAAAACAATATTGTACAGGTTTGAACCACGGCGTAGTCTGTACAGACAGGTAAACGAGGCCCCTATGACTGTACCTATCGCAATCATCGGCACCGGCATCGCCGGACTCTCAGCCGCCCAGGCCCTTACGGAGGCCGGGCATGTCGTTCAACTTTTCGATAAAAGCCGCGGCAGTGGCGGACGCATGTCGAGCAAGCGCAGCGATGCGGGTGCTCTGGACATGGGCGCGC
The Pseudomonas lini DNA segment above includes these coding regions:
- a CDS encoding hypoxanthine-guanine phosphoribosyltransferase, whose translation is MSADLEHIRQIMREADCLYTETEVEAAIARVGAQINDQLAESNPVVFCVMNGGLIFSGKLLTYLNFPLEASYLHATRYRNETSGGDLFWKAKPEVSFIDRDVLIIDDILDEGHTLGAIIDFCKHAGARAVHTAVLIDKDHDRKARPDLKADFVGLPCIDRYIFGYGMDYKGYWRNANGIFAVKGM
- the hemH gene encoding ferrochelatase is translated as MTDHALLLVNLGSPASTSVADVRSYLNQFLMDPYVIDLPWPVRRLLVSLILIKRPEQSAHAYASIWWADGSPLVVLSRRLQRAMTAQWTHGPVELAMRYGEPSIESTLVRLAAQGHKKITLAPLYPQFADSTVTTVVEEAKRVVREKKLDVQFSVLQPFYDQPEYLDALVASAKPYLQQDYDHLLLSFHGLPERHLKKLNPGHSFEGGGDCCAGAPPEVVATCYRGQCLRTAAEFAKRMGLPDGKWSVSFQSRLGRAKWIEPYTEARLDELAKSGVKKVLVMCPAFVADCIETLEEIGDRGKEQFREAGGEELVLVPCLNDDPQWAKALNALCERAPLVL
- a CDS encoding uracil-xanthine permease family protein; translation: MQQEFNDPLWRTVLSGAQMLFVAFGALVLMPLITGLDPNVALFTAGLGTILFQIVTGRQVPVFLASSFAFITPIILAKGQFGLAATMGGVMAAGFVYTFLGLAVKIKGTGFIDRMLPPVVIGPVIISIGLAMAPIAANMAMGKAGDGTELIAYQTAMLISMPALLTTLIVAVFGKGIFRLVPIISGVLVGFAMAFYFGVVDTVKIAAAPWFAIPHFTAPEFNWQAILFIVPVALAPAIEHIGGVIAVGSVTGRDYLKKPGLHRTLLGDGIATAAAGLFGGPPNTTYAEVTGAVMLTKNYNPKIMTWAAIFAISLAFIGKFGALLQSIPVPVMGGILCLLFGSIAAVGMNTMIRHKIDLGEARNLVIVSVTLVFGIGGVLVGTGTGPEDFGLKGIALCAVVAIALNLLLPGNDSWKHKQAEESL
- the upp gene encoding uracil phosphoribosyltransferase → MPILEIRHPLIRHKLGLMRRADISTKNFRELAQEVGALLTYEATKDLPLESYDIEGWCGTVSVEKIAGKKITVVPILRAGIGMLEGVLSLIPGAKVSAVGVARNEETLEAHTYLEKLVPEIDERLAMIIDPMLATGGSMVATIDLLKKAGCKDIRAMVLVAAPEGIAAVEKAHPDVIIYTASIDQKLNEHGYIIPGLGDAGDKIFGTKQKDA
- a CDS encoding TIGR01777 family oxidoreductase; translated protein: MHILLTGGTGLIGRQLCQHWLSQGHRLTVWSRTPAKVAQACGTQVRGIARLEDLGQEPVDAIINLAGAPIADRLWTHKRKALLWSSRITLTETLLAWLESREQKPQVLISGSAIGWYGDGGERELTEESPPVIDDFASQLCVAWEETAQRAEALGIRVILIRTGLVLSAEGGFLSRLLLPFKLGLGGPIGNGRQWMSWIHIKDQIALIDFLLHRNEASGPYNACAPKPVRNREFAQTLGSVLHRPAFMPMPTLVLKVCLGELSLLLLGGQKAMPARLLEAGFTFQFTDLRAALDDLSSRLKK